One segment of Acidimicrobiales bacterium DNA contains the following:
- a CDS encoding trimethylamine methyltransferase family protein, with the protein MIGERRRGGRGARAAARATESVAGVLQPRRRIPTYDLLDEGSLDRLEAHADWILDEIGIEIRGDEEAVELFRAVGARVEGERVRFDPGLARSLCTTAPAEFAMHGRDERHTVTVGGDHVVFSPAYGSPFVSDLDDGRRYATLVDFENLVKLAYVSPWLQHSGGTVCEPVDVPVNKRHLDMVYAHLRWSTKPFMGAVTAPERAEDSVAMARIVFGADRLERDCVVQGNINVNSPLVFDDVMTGALKTYARANQANVISPFIIGGAMGPVTQPALIAQAHAETMVGIALAQLVRSGSPVVYGSFLTTMDLRSGAPTFGTPEAVLATYAMGQLSRRLGLPLRCGGHYTASKVADAQAMMESADAMGASIYAGANFVHQAAGWLEGGLVTGYEKFVMDADHLGMLTRRMGGLVVDDDSLAVEGYREAGPGTAHLGTAHTLAHFEEANYNSVLLDTNSFEQWAEDGGRDMQQRANALWKRMLADYEPPEIDPGTDSELQAFMAERKGSEDDAWY; encoded by the coding sequence GCGCGCGCTGCTGCACGGGCGACTGAATCGGTCGCCGGGGTGCTGCAACCTCGCCGGCGCATCCCCACCTACGACCTGCTCGACGAGGGGTCGCTGGACCGCCTCGAGGCCCACGCCGACTGGATCCTCGATGAGATCGGCATCGAAATCCGGGGGGACGAGGAGGCTGTCGAACTGTTCCGGGCGGTGGGTGCCCGCGTCGAGGGGGAGCGGGTGCGGTTCGATCCAGGCCTGGCCCGGAGCCTGTGCACCACGGCGCCGGCCGAGTTCGCCATGCACGGGCGCGATGAACGCCATACGGTCACCGTCGGTGGCGACCACGTCGTCTTCTCACCGGCCTACGGGTCACCGTTCGTGTCGGACCTCGACGACGGCCGGCGCTACGCCACGCTGGTCGACTTCGAGAACCTAGTGAAGCTGGCCTACGTGTCGCCGTGGCTGCAGCACTCAGGTGGCACGGTGTGCGAGCCAGTGGACGTTCCTGTCAATAAGCGGCACCTGGACATGGTGTACGCCCACCTGCGCTGGTCGACCAAGCCGTTCATGGGTGCGGTGACGGCGCCGGAGCGGGCCGAGGACTCTGTCGCCATGGCCCGCATCGTCTTCGGAGCCGACCGCCTCGAACGGGACTGCGTTGTCCAGGGGAACATCAATGTCAATTCGCCGCTGGTGTTCGACGACGTGATGACCGGGGCGCTCAAGACCTATGCCCGGGCCAACCAGGCCAACGTGATTTCACCGTTCATCATCGGGGGTGCCATGGGTCCGGTCACCCAGCCGGCGCTCATCGCCCAGGCTCACGCTGAGACCATGGTGGGCATCGCTCTGGCCCAACTGGTGCGCTCTGGTTCACCGGTGGTGTACGGCAGCTTTTTGACCACCATGGACCTGCGCAGCGGAGCACCGACGTTCGGGACGCCCGAGGCGGTACTAGCCACCTACGCCATGGGTCAGCTGTCGCGCCGACTGGGACTGCCACTGCGTTGCGGCGGTCACTACACGGCGTCCAAGGTGGCCGACGCCCAGGCGATGATGGAGTCGGCCGACGCCATGGGGGCGTCCATCTACGCTGGGGCCAACTTCGTGCACCAGGCCGCTGGCTGGCTGGAGGGCGGGCTGGTCACCGGTTACGAGAAGTTCGTGATGGATGCCGACCACCTGGGGATGCTCACCCGACGCATGGGGGGTCTAGTGGTCGACGACGACTCGTTGGCCGTTGAGGGTTATCGGGAGGCTGGGCCGGGAACGGCCCATCTGGGGACTGCCCACACCCTGGCCCACTTCGAGGAAGCCAACTACAACTCAGTACTCCTCGACACCAACTCCTTCGAGCAGTGGGCCGAGGATGGGGGGCGGGACATGCAGCAGCGGGCCAACGCCCTCTGGAAGCGCATGCTGGCCGACTACGAGCCGCCGGAGATCGATCCGGGGACGGATTCCGAGTTGCAGGCGTTCATGGCCGAACGCAAGGGTTCCGAAGATGACGCTTGGTATTGA
- a CDS encoding phytanoyl-CoA dioxygenase family protein, producing the protein MPILTDEQVSRYRNDGWLAPINVLTTAEASAALAALEEAEARFPEDLHGDHRNNAHLVLPFLADLALHPTILGCVASLVDRPAALLNSVLFIKDPDATAYVSWHQDSTYMGIEGTDMVTAWLALTPSTSENGCVAMAPATHLDGIRPHEDRYGQDNILTRGQHVSGFDPDTAVDVVLQPGQMSLHHPHLIHGSRPNESDTRRVGVAFQSYIGVDARPERGEHHVLVVGNDPVDPAFLVVPRPETEMTDDGRAVRASANAALSDVLYHGATERRSY; encoded by the coding sequence GTGCCGATACTCACCGACGAGCAGGTCTCCCGGTACCGGAACGACGGCTGGCTCGCCCCGATCAACGTACTTACGACCGCCGAGGCCTCTGCTGCCCTAGCCGCCCTCGAAGAGGCCGAAGCCCGATTCCCCGAGGACCTGCATGGTGACCACCGCAACAACGCTCACCTAGTCCTGCCGTTCCTGGCCGACCTGGCCCTCCACCCGACAATCCTGGGCTGCGTTGCGTCACTCGTGGACCGGCCCGCTGCCCTGCTCAATTCAGTGCTGTTCATCAAGGACCCGGATGCCACGGCCTACGTAAGTTGGCATCAGGACTCCACCTACATGGGGATCGAGGGGACCGACATGGTCACAGCCTGGCTGGCTCTAACTCCCAGCACGTCGGAAAACGGCTGCGTGGCCATGGCCCCGGCCACCCACCTAGACGGCATCCGCCCCCACGAGGACCGGTACGGGCAAGACAACATCCTCACTCGAGGTCAGCACGTGAGCGGGTTCGACCCCGACACGGCTGTCGACGTGGTGCTCCAGCCCGGCCAGATGTCGCTCCACCATCCACACCTGATCCACGGGTCACGGCCCAACGAATCCGATACCCGACGGGTGGGCGTGGCCTTCCAGTCCTACATCGGCGTCGACGCCCGCCCGGAACGAGGTGAGCACCACGTGCTGGTCGTAGGCAACGACCCCGTGGATCCGGCGTTCCTCGTCGTGCCCCGACCAGAAACCGAGATGACTGACGACGGCCGAGCAGTCCGGGCGTCGGCCAACGCCGCCCTGTCCGATGTGTTGTACCACGGCGCTACCGAGCGACGCTCCTACTGA
- a CDS encoding DUF983 domain-containing protein: MDGAGRMRVLSRGIVAACPGCGGRGLFRRPSRRGWLRIREACPSCGLVFERTHGHWIGAVAVNTVLSTVAILIVLVVAFVVAWPDPEVLEVLVPTVATSLVAPLAFAPISRSLWTAMVVLVLPPDDPPSVGTRPI; the protein is encoded by the coding sequence ATGGACGGAGCAGGTCGGATGCGGGTTCTGTCCAGGGGGATCGTGGCAGCCTGCCCGGGATGTGGGGGACGGGGCTTGTTCCGCCGTCCGTCCCGTCGGGGCTGGTTGCGGATCCGTGAGGCGTGCCCCAGTTGTGGGCTCGTCTTTGAGCGCACTCACGGTCACTGGATCGGCGCCGTGGCTGTTAACACCGTCCTGTCCACTGTGGCGATCCTGATCGTGTTGGTCGTTGCGTTCGTCGTGGCATGGCCCGACCCAGAGGTGCTCGAGGTCCTGGTACCCACGGTCGCTACTTCGCTGGTGGCACCGTTGGCTTTCGCCCCGATTAGCCGCAGCCTCTGGACGGCCATGGTTGTTCTCGTTCTGCCACCGGATGACCCACCCTCGGTGGGCACGCGTCCGATCTAG
- a CDS encoding M24 family metallopeptidase has protein sequence MPDVELPFSREEYAQRLAKVRRAMEAHGIEVLVAADPSNMSWLTGYDGWSFYTPQAVVVTHDGEPWWWGRRMDANGARLTVYMDESRILDYSDDHVMSTEKHAFGQLADLLDGMGHGSARVGVELDNYYYSAAAHQNLCARLPDADVVDATALVNWQRGVKSDQELVYMRRGARIVERMHARIRDIIEPGMRKCDLVAEIYATGVSGTEEFGGDYPAFVPMMPTGAEASAPHLTWDDKPLKSGEGSFFEIAGAHRRYQLPLCRTSFLGTPPDEMRRAEKAVLDGLDAGLGAARAGSRACDMARAFFSVMEDAGFHKEGRCGYPIGISYPPDWGERTISLRDTDESVLEPGMTFHFMPGLWMDTWGLEITESFVVVENGPGEPLADVSRGIHVKG, from the coding sequence ATGCCAGATGTTGAGCTTCCGTTTAGCCGTGAGGAGTACGCACAGCGCCTGGCGAAGGTGCGTAGAGCTATGGAGGCTCACGGCATCGAGGTTCTTGTGGCCGCCGACCCGTCAAACATGTCGTGGCTGACCGGCTACGACGGGTGGTCGTTCTATACCCCGCAGGCCGTGGTGGTCACTCACGACGGCGAGCCGTGGTGGTGGGGACGACGTATGGACGCCAATGGCGCCCGCCTCACCGTCTACATGGATGAGTCCCGGATACTTGACTACTCCGACGACCATGTCATGTCGACCGAGAAGCACGCTTTCGGCCAGTTAGCTGACCTCTTGGACGGGATGGGTCATGGTTCGGCCCGGGTCGGCGTTGAACTTGACAACTACTACTACTCGGCGGCCGCTCACCAGAACCTGTGTGCCAGGTTGCCCGACGCCGATGTTGTGGACGCCACGGCGCTCGTCAACTGGCAGCGCGGGGTCAAGTCCGACCAGGAACTCGTGTACATGCGGCGGGGCGCCCGGATCGTGGAACGCATGCACGCCCGGATCCGCGACATCATCGAACCGGGTATGCGAAAGTGCGACCTCGTGGCCGAGATCTACGCCACCGGCGTATCGGGCACCGAGGAGTTCGGAGGCGACTACCCGGCCTTCGTACCCATGATGCCAACTGGAGCCGAAGCCTCGGCCCCCCACTTGACCTGGGATGACAAGCCGTTGAAGAGCGGCGAGGGGTCGTTTTTCGAGATCGCTGGTGCTCACCGTCGCTACCAATTACCGCTGTGCCGGACGTCGTTCCTAGGCACCCCGCCCGACGAGATGCGCCGGGCCGAAAAGGCCGTGCTTGACGGCCTCGACGCAGGGTTGGGCGCGGCCCGGGCCGGTAGCCGGGCGTGCGACATGGCCCGAGCCTTTTTCTCGGTGATGGAGGACGCTGGCTTCCACAAGGAGGGCCGCTGTGGTTACCCCATTGGCATCAGCTACCCGCCGGACTGGGGGGAGCGGACCATCTCGCTGCGAGATACCGACGAGTCGGTGCTGGAGCCGGGCATGACCTTCCACTTCATGCCCGGCCTCTGGATGGACACCTGGGGCCTGGAGATCACCGAGAGCTTCGTGGTCGTCGAGAACGGTCCCGGCGAGCCACTGGCCGACGTGTCTCGCGGCATCCACGTGAAGGGGTGA
- the argE gene encoding acetylornithine deacetylase, whose product MPAPTTDGSPVDQMLAILDGLIAFPSVALTPNVDLIAHVEDLLRPYCSEILLSHDETKTKANLFATIGPVVDGGIMLAGHSDVVPVDLGDWTSPPFTATRRGDRIYGRGTADMKGFLACVLALVPRWAALDLVRPVHVALTFDEEDGFHGAPILIDSLADAPRPAVAIVGEPTGLKVVGAHKGCYEYTTTVTGMNGHSSRPAEAVSAVHYATRWIGGLLGLEEELVERAPAGSRFEPIHTTTNVGVINGGLARCTVAGGCSFDWEMRPVQGSDAGFVKDRMAALESGLLAEMRAVHPEAAIETEAVCEIDGLEWEESSPALDLMRSLLGGDPPVGVVAYGTEAGLYQAAGMPSVVWGPGDIAVAHRPDEFVEVSDLEVCLELLLGLGSHLTD is encoded by the coding sequence GTGCCTGCGCCGACCACTGACGGGTCACCAGTCGATCAGATGCTGGCCATCCTCGACGGCCTGATCGCCTTCCCGTCGGTCGCCCTCACCCCGAACGTCGACCTGATAGCCCACGTGGAGGATCTGCTCCGGCCGTACTGCTCGGAGATTCTGCTCTCGCATGACGAGACCAAGACGAAGGCCAACCTCTTCGCCACCATCGGACCGGTCGTCGACGGCGGGATCATGTTGGCCGGCCACAGTGATGTGGTCCCCGTCGACCTTGGTGACTGGACCTCGCCGCCCTTCACTGCCACCCGCCGTGGCGACCGCATCTACGGGCGGGGCACGGCCGACATGAAGGGATTCTTGGCCTGCGTGCTGGCCCTGGTCCCCCGATGGGCGGCGCTCGATCTGGTTCGGCCCGTCCACGTGGCCCTCACCTTCGACGAGGAGGACGGTTTCCACGGCGCTCCGATCCTCATTGATTCGTTGGCCGACGCGCCCCGGCCCGCCGTGGCCATCGTCGGCGAGCCGACCGGCCTGAAAGTGGTTGGGGCCCACAAGGGCTGTTATGAGTACACCACCACGGTCACCGGTATGAACGGACACAGTTCCCGCCCGGCCGAGGCGGTTAGTGCCGTGCACTACGCCACCCGTTGGATCGGCGGTCTGCTGGGCCTCGAGGAAGAACTGGTCGAGCGGGCGCCGGCCGGTAGTCGGTTCGAGCCGATACATACCACTACGAACGTTGGCGTGATCAACGGTGGGCTGGCTCGCTGCACAGTGGCCGGGGGCTGTTCGTTCGACTGGGAGATGCGCCCCGTGCAGGGCAGCGACGCCGGGTTCGTGAAGGACCGGATGGCTGCACTTGAGTCGGGGCTATTGGCCGAGATGCGCGCCGTGCACCCTGAAGCCGCCATCGAGACCGAGGCGGTGTGTGAGATCGACGGCCTTGAATGGGAGGAGTCGTCCCCGGCTCTGGACCTCATGCGGTCCCTGCTGGGTGGTGATCCACCGGTCGGGGTGGTGGCCTACGGGACCGAGGCCGGTCTCTACCAGGCGGCCGGGATGCCCTCGGTGGTGTGGGGACCCGGTGACATCGCTGTGGCCCATCGACCCGACGAGTTCGTCGAGGTGTCCGACCTCGAGGTCTGCCTGGAACTGCTCCTGGGACTGGGCAGCCACCTGACCGACTGA
- the xsc gene encoding sulfoacetaldehyde acetyltransferase produces the protein MTRMTPSEAFVETMVANDVTTTFGIMGSAFMDAMDIFAPAGIRLVPVVHEQGAAHMADGYARVSGRHGVVIGQNGPGVSNCVTAIAAAFWAHSPVVMITPETGTMGQGLGGFQEANQLPMFQEFVKYQGHIANENRMAEITARCFDRAMSEIGPTQLNIPRDRFYGDIDVEIAKPMVLDRGPGGDDSLNAAADMLAAAKFPVMVSGGGVVMGDAMAEAVALAERLGCPVVNSYLHNDSFPASHPQWCGPLGYQGSKAAMKLIAQADVVLALGTRLGPFGTLPQHDMDYWPKDAKIIQVDADHKMLGLVKKISVGICGDAGAAAVALTDRLADRTLACDATTVERAQLMADEKADWEAELDDWTHETDDFSIDMIKEAVQEKDNWMHPRQVLRELEKAMPARVMVSTDIGNINSVANSYLRFEEPRSFFAAMSWGNCGYALPTIIGAKAAAPDRPAVSYAGDGAWAMSMVETMTAVRHDIPVTAVVFHNRQWGAEKKNQVDFYGHRFVAGELDGEENYAEIARAMGAEGVRVNQLEDVGPALTAAIDAQMNDGKTTVIEVMCTKELGDPFRKDALSTPVRHLEKYADFV, from the coding sequence ATGACCCGCATGACCCCCAGCGAGGCCTTCGTCGAGACGATGGTGGCCAATGACGTCACCACCACGTTCGGCATCATGGGCTCGGCGTTCATGGACGCCATGGACATCTTCGCTCCGGCCGGCATCCGCCTGGTGCCTGTAGTCCACGAGCAGGGTGCTGCCCACATGGCCGACGGCTATGCCCGGGTCAGCGGTCGCCACGGGGTGGTCATCGGCCAAAATGGCCCCGGCGTCTCCAACTGCGTGACGGCCATCGCCGCGGCCTTTTGGGCCCACAGCCCGGTGGTCATGATCACCCCGGAGACCGGGACCATGGGCCAGGGCCTAGGAGGCTTCCAGGAGGCCAACCAACTCCCGATGTTCCAGGAGTTCGTCAAGTACCAGGGTCACATTGCCAATGAGAATCGTATGGCCGAGATCACCGCCCGCTGCTTCGACCGGGCCATGTCTGAGATCGGTCCCACCCAGCTGAACATCCCCCGCGACCGCTTCTACGGCGACATCGACGTGGAGATCGCTAAGCCAATGGTGCTCGATCGTGGCCCCGGAGGCGACGACAGCCTGAACGCTGCAGCCGACATGCTCGCTGCTGCGAAGTTCCCGGTGATGGTGTCGGGCGGCGGCGTGGTCATGGGCGACGCCATGGCCGAGGCCGTTGCTCTGGCCGAGCGCCTGGGCTGCCCGGTGGTGAACAGTTACCTACACAACGACTCGTTCCCGGCCAGCCATCCGCAGTGGTGCGGCCCGCTGGGCTACCAGGGCTCCAAGGCTGCCATGAAGTTGATCGCCCAGGCCGACGTCGTCCTGGCGCTGGGAACCCGCCTCGGCCCGTTCGGCACCCTGCCCCAGCACGACATGGACTATTGGCCCAAGGACGCCAAGATCATCCAGGTCGACGCCGACCACAAGATGCTCGGCCTGGTCAAGAAGATCTCTGTCGGGATCTGCGGCGACGCCGGTGCGGCTGCCGTTGCTCTCACCGACCGACTGGCTGATCGCACCCTGGCCTGCGACGCTACGACGGTCGAGCGGGCCCAGCTCATGGCCGACGAGAAGGCTGACTGGGAAGCCGAGCTGGACGACTGGACGCACGAGACCGATGACTTCAGCATCGACATGATCAAGGAGGCCGTCCAGGAGAAGGACAACTGGATGCACCCCCGCCAGGTCCTACGCGAGCTGGAGAAGGCCATGCCGGCCCGGGTCATGGTGTCCACTGACATCGGCAACATCAACTCGGTTGCCAACAGTTACCTGCGCTTCGAGGAGCCCCGTTCCTTCTTCGCCGCCATGAGCTGGGGCAACTGCGGTTACGCCCTGCCGACCATCATCGGCGCCAAGGCCGCTGCTCCGGATCGACCAGCCGTCTCGTACGCCGGTGACGGCGCGTGGGCCATGAGTATGGTCGAGACGATGACCGCAGTGCGCCACGACATTCCGGTTACCGCGGTGGTCTTCCACAACCGCCAGTGGGGTGCCGAGAAGAAGAATCAGGTCGACTTCTACGGCCACCGGTTCGTGGCCGGCGAACTGGACGGCGAGGAGAACTACGCCGAGATCGCCCGGGCCATGGGAGCCGAGGGCGTCAGGGTGAACCAGTTGGAGGACGTCGGTCCCGCACTGACAGCCGCTATCGACGCCCAGATGAACGACGGCAAGACCACGGTCATCGAGGTCATGTGCACCAAGGAACTGGGGGACCCATTCCGCAAGGATGCACTGTCCACCCCGGTGCGCCACCTCGAGAAGTACGCCGACTTCGTCTAA
- a CDS encoding VOC family protein: MTDGFRTRGINHLALVCRDMAATVAFYEGVLGLPLVKTIELGGGGGQHFFFDCGNGDSIAFFWFTDSPPAAPGVASPAAMPGEGDFRTAHGSMNHVALDVDPADIDGYVQRLRDAGVPCTEVMNHDDSEWGVAADPGGSVFVRSIYFMDPDGIQLEFAAWTRTLGPGDVSHAPARGSD; encoded by the coding sequence ATGACCGATGGATTCCGCACCCGGGGCATCAATCACCTGGCGTTGGTGTGTCGCGACATGGCTGCCACCGTGGCCTTCTACGAGGGCGTGCTGGGCCTGCCGCTGGTCAAGACCATTGAGTTGGGCGGCGGTGGGGGCCAGCACTTCTTCTTCGACTGTGGCAACGGCGACTCGATTGCCTTCTTCTGGTTCACCGATTCCCCACCGGCCGCTCCCGGGGTGGCCTCTCCAGCCGCCATGCCCGGCGAGGGTGACTTCCGCACGGCCCACGGCTCGATGAACCACGTGGCCCTCGATGTCGACCCCGCCGACATCGACGGTTACGTCCAGCGCCTACGCGACGCGGGCGTGCCCTGCACCGAAGTCATGAACCACGACGATTCCGAATGGGGAGTGGCCGCTGACCCCGGAGGAAGCGTGTTCGTCCGGTCGATCTATTTCATGGACCCTGACGGCATCCAACTGGAGTTCGCCGCCTGGACGCGCACCCTGGGGCCCGGCGACGTGTCTCACGCGCCGGCCCGAGGGTCTGACTGA
- a CDS encoding SDR family oxidoreductase, producing the protein MPDLIKRHPEQQLVDLADRVVVVTGGSRGLGRAMVEAFARCGANVVVASRKLENCTALADEVAEATGRRILPVVCHVGDWDQCDALVQATYEAFGRCDVLVNNAGSSPLYPSLEEVTPELFDKTIAVNLRGTFRLSAAFGTRMVADGGGSIINVSSISASAPTAVEAIYGAAKAGVHSLTESFARAYGPTVRVNCLQPGPFLTDISTHWPESAHEGFRRRLALGRAGEAHEIVGAALYLASDASSFATGSVIKVDGGAVYGTG; encoded by the coding sequence GTGCCGGACCTGATCAAACGCCACCCTGAACAGCAACTCGTCGATCTGGCCGATCGGGTGGTCGTGGTGACCGGAGGGAGCCGGGGACTAGGCCGGGCCATGGTGGAGGCGTTCGCCCGGTGCGGAGCCAACGTGGTGGTGGCCAGCCGCAAGCTCGAGAACTGCACCGCCCTCGCTGACGAGGTGGCCGAGGCGACGGGCCGCCGGATCCTCCCGGTGGTGTGCCACGTCGGCGACTGGGACCAGTGCGATGCCCTGGTCCAGGCCACCTATGAGGCCTTCGGCCGTTGCGACGTGCTGGTCAACAACGCCGGCAGCTCACCGCTCTACCCGTCGTTAGAGGAGGTCACGCCTGAGCTCTTCGACAAGACGATCGCCGTGAACCTACGGGGCACGTTTCGCCTGTCGGCCGCCTTTGGTACCCGGATGGTGGCCGACGGTGGCGGGAGCATCATCAACGTGAGCTCCATCTCGGCATCGGCGCCTACGGCCGTCGAGGCCATCTACGGAGCTGCCAAGGCTGGCGTACATTCGTTGACCGAGTCGTTCGCCCGGGCCTACGGGCCGACGGTGCGGGTCAACTGCCTGCAACCCGGCCCGTTCCTGACTGACATCTCCACCCACTGGCCGGAAAGCGCACATGAGGGGTTCCGCCGTCGGCTGGCCCTGGGGAGGGCCGGCGAGGCGCACGAGATCGTTGGTGCGGCGCTGTACCTGGCGTCGGACGCTTCGTCGTTCGCCACCGGCTCGGTCATCAAGGTTGACGGTGGCGCGGTGTACGGCACCGGCTGA
- a CDS encoding FAD-binding oxidoreductase: protein MLEVSSPEARLVDELQAILGAGGWLEPSDALHLTVDYRGVFSGTPLLVARPNSVDEVRAVVRLCAAAGVAIVSQGGHTSLSGGSVPTTDRPSVLLSTSRMNRIVSVDPARFTITAEAGCTIEQVQQAAAAVDLELGMDWGARGTATVGGAVSTNAGGLNVLRYGPARDSVLGLEVVLADGEVFDGLRALRKDNTGYDLKHLFIGGEGSLGVVTQAVLRLYPRQDHHRTMFAALSDLDAVHELFAMACARDHGGLTAFELVPETGVAGTIGAFGVLRPLATVADWYLLARFSGSSSMDATAEGFLADALGAGLVVDATVAMTVAQEENLWLMRDELPPETLFDAKGAKFDAAVPIDRVAEFQRAVEAVTVEMCGDHAVVYSFGHLGDGNLHLYVVPALERGSRMDSDLAATITDAIDELLWSMGGTVSAEHGVGQDLLDRVGRQKSPVELDMMRRVKAALDPNDLFNPGRGAHCAPVPSTADQPTEEETP from the coding sequence ATGCTTGAGGTCTCCTCGCCGGAAGCACGACTGGTCGACGAACTACAGGCCATCCTTGGCGCCGGGGGATGGCTGGAGCCGTCCGACGCGCTGCATCTGACCGTCGACTACCGGGGTGTGTTCTCCGGGACGCCGCTCCTGGTGGCCCGACCCAACTCAGTCGACGAGGTCCGGGCCGTGGTGCGACTGTGCGCGGCGGCCGGCGTGGCCATCGTCAGCCAGGGAGGCCACACGTCGCTGTCTGGTGGTTCAGTTCCCACCACGGATCGTCCATCGGTCCTCTTGTCCACCTCCCGCATGAACCGGATCGTTTCGGTCGACCCGGCCCGCTTCACCATCACCGCCGAGGCGGGCTGCACCATCGAGCAGGTCCAGCAGGCGGCCGCCGCGGTAGATCTGGAGCTGGGCATGGACTGGGGGGCCCGGGGCACGGCCACGGTGGGTGGCGCGGTGTCGACCAACGCTGGTGGCTTAAACGTGCTGCGTTACGGGCCAGCCCGGGACAGCGTGCTGGGACTCGAGGTTGTGCTGGCCGACGGCGAGGTGTTCGACGGGCTGCGGGCGCTGCGAAAGGACAACACCGGGTACGACCTCAAGCACCTGTTCATCGGAGGCGAGGGATCACTGGGTGTCGTGACCCAGGCGGTGCTACGCCTCTACCCCCGACAGGACCACCACCGCACGATGTTCGCCGCGCTGTCCGACCTAGATGCCGTGCACGAGCTCTTTGCCATGGCCTGCGCGCGGGACCACGGCGGCTTGACGGCTTTTGAACTGGTCCCCGAGACCGGAGTGGCCGGCACCATTGGCGCGTTCGGTGTGCTGCGTCCGCTGGCGACGGTGGCGGACTGGTACTTGCTGGCCCGGTTTTCCGGTAGCTCTTCGATGGACGCCACTGCCGAGGGGTTTCTGGCCGACGCGCTCGGTGCCGGCCTGGTGGTGGACGCCACGGTGGCCATGACCGTCGCCCAGGAGGAGAACCTCTGGCTGATGCGCGACGAACTTCCGCCCGAGACCCTGTTCGACGCCAAGGGGGCAAAGTTCGACGCCGCGGTGCCCATTGACCGCGTGGCCGAGTTCCAGCGGGCCGTCGAGGCGGTGACCGTCGAGATGTGTGGCGACCATGCCGTCGTCTACTCATTCGGCCATCTAGGCGACGGCAACCTGCACCTCTACGTCGTACCCGCCCTCGAGCGGGGCAGCCGAATGGATTCCGATCTGGCTGCCACGATTACCGACGCCATCGACGAGCTGCTGTGGAGCATGGGCGGCACGGTGAGTGCCGAACACGGTGTGGGCCAAGACCTCCTGGACCGTGTGGGACGTCAGAAGTCGCCCGTGGAGTTGGACATGATGCGTCGGGTTAAGGCGGCACTGGACCCAAACGACCTGTTCAATCCCGGCCGGGGTGCACACTGCGCTCCCGTCCCGTCGACCGCTGACCAGCCAACCGAGGAGGAGACGCCATGA